From Erigeron canadensis isolate Cc75 chromosome 8, C_canadensis_v1, whole genome shotgun sequence, one genomic window encodes:
- the LOC122611022 gene encoding uncharacterized protein LOC122611022, producing the protein MTWQSFVGLFEREYCTDRDLEVLEQSFLTLKKGDKSVEEYAKLFTEKMTFCPHLCGTEASTITRFVNGLPAEYRGFCRSKTTLSLAIDEAKRVEYDLGSRVRKDGNSGFKRSNDRSSGSNKRFKGNSSNSSNDKRIGTWCDRCRSKHTGQCTISTLRCNRCTATGHLAKDCTGEARCYRCKKTGHQIADFPQAKEGEKKNERPRTTARAFNMTAEQARSDDEVVSGTFIINSSLANVLFDSGANRSFVSTLFAPKLGTVTRPLDTPIEVEIVDGRTSMVRNGFFDCSIEIEGHSFSIDLLPTTVSSFDIVVGMDWMSKNGAVILCSKKIVHITTPDGDVVSVYGDKQKGSVKIVSLVKALRCIRQTKNHSDHFLAYVIDSRKANPSISDVDVVAEFPDVFLDDLPSLPPDREVEFHIDLIPGATPVAKAPYRLAPTEMKELMSQL; encoded by the coding sequence ATGACTTGGCAGTCTTTTGTTGGGTTATTTGAAAGGGAGTATTGTACTGACAGGGACTTAGAGGTATTGGAGCAATCGTTCTTGACTCTCAAAAAGGGGGATAAATCTGTGGAAGAATATGCTAAGTTGTTTACTGAGAAGATGACATTCTGCCCTCACTTGTGTGGTACTGAAGCATCTACTATTACCCGTTTTGTGAATGGGCTTCCAGCTGAGTATCGTGGGTTCTGTAGGAGTAAAACTACCTTGAGTTTGGCTATTGATGAGGCCAAGCGTGTGGAGTATGACTTGGGGTCCAGGGTTAGGAAAGACGGTAATTCTGGTTTTAAAAGGAGCAATGACAGGTCTTCAGGGTCGAATAAAAGGTTTAAGGGTAATTCTTCCAATAGCAGTAATGATAAGAGGATTGGGACTTGGTGCGATAGATGCAGGTCTAAGCATACTGGGCAGTGTACTATTAGCACTCTTCGTTGTAATAGGTGCACCGCTACAGGTCATTTGGCTAAAGATTGTACAGGGGAGGCTCGTTGTTATAGGTGTAAAAAGACTGGACATCAAATTGCTGATTTCCCGCAAGCAAAAGAGGGTGAGAAAAAGAATGAGCGACCGAGGACTACAGCTCGTGCCTTCAACATGACAGCTGAACAGGCTCGATCAGATGATGAGGTAGTTAGCGGTACCTTTATTATTAATTCTTCTCTTGCTAATGTGTTATTTGACTCTGGTGCAAATAGATCTTTTGTGTCTACTTTATTTGCTCCTAAGCTTGGTACAGTAACTCGCCCATTAGATACACCAATTGAGGTTGAGATAGTTGATGGTCGTACTTCTATGGTTCGCAATGGCTTCTTTGATTGTTCTATTGAGATAGAGGGTCATTCTTTTTCTATTGACTTGTTGCCCACTACTGTTTCTAGCTTTGATATTGTCGTGGGTATGGATTGGATGTCTAAAAATGGTGCTGTTATTCTCTGTTCTAAGAAGATTGTGCATATCACTACTCCAGATGGTGATGTAGTTTCTGTCTATGGTGATAAACAAAAGGGTAGTGTGAAGATTGTTTCTCTTGTGAAAGCTCTTAGATGTATCCGACAGACTAAGAATCATTCTGATCATTTTCTGGCTTATGTGATTGATTCACGAAAAGCTAATCCTTCTATCTCTGATGTTGATGTTGTAGCTGAGTTTCCTGATGTCTTTCTAGATGATCTTCCTAGTCTTCCTCCTGATAGAGAAGTAGAGTTTCATATTGATCTTATTCCTGGTGCTACCCCTGTTGCTAAAGCACCTTATCGTCTCGCTCCTACTGAGATGAAGGAGTTGATGTCTCAGCTCTAA